Proteins from one Sabethes cyaneus chromosome 2, idSabCyanKW18_F2, whole genome shotgun sequence genomic window:
- the LOC128735497 gene encoding elongation of very long chain fatty acids protein 4-like → MSNRTTESIPFYDVVGYYEWTLTLADPRTKGWLLVDSPVPTLLCVCGYLFVVWIGPKLMRDRKPFDLNSALIPYNLVMALLNLYICIQLFVGSLQLSYSYICEPCKQSFSGPEMRIVGAVWWYYFSKVLEFMDTFFFILRKKDNQLTFLHVYHHSTMFSFWWIGIKWVPSGSTFLPAMVNSFIHVLMYTYYGLSAIGPHMNKYLWWKKYLTMLQLIQFTFAMLLGINGILTGCEFPLWMHYTLIGYMISFIVLFGNFYAQAYLRGQPIKQFEINANCLDLRSKNKDD, encoded by the exons ATGTCGAATCGGACCACCGAAAGCATACCGTTCTACGACGTAGTCGGATACTACGAATGGACCCTCACACTGGCAGATCCGCGAACGAAAGGCTGGCTGCTGGTGGATTCTCCCGTGCCAACCCTGCTATGTGTCTGCGGTTACCTCTTTGTCGTTTGGATTGGCCCCAAGTTGATGCGAGA TCGAAAGCCGTTCGATCTCAACTCGGCGCTGATACCGTACAACCTAGTGATGGCCCTGCTAAATCTGTACATCTGCATTCAACTGTTCGTCGGTTCGTTACAGCTAAGTTACAGCTACATTTGCGAACCGTGCAAGCAAAGCTTCAGCGGTCCTGAAATGAGA ATTGTTGGAGCGGTCTGGTGGTACTACTTCTCCAAGGTGCTGGAGTTTATGGATACGTTCTTTTTCATCCTTCGCAAGAAAGACAATCAGCTGACTTTTCTGCACGTATACCATCACAGTACGATGTTCTCGTTCTGGTGGATTGGCATCAAGTGGGTGCCCAGTGGAAGTA CCTTCTTGCCTGCCATGGTGAACTCCTTCATCCACGTCCTAATGTACACTTACTACGGGCTTTCCGCTATTGGGCCTCACATGAACAAATATCTGTGGTGGAAAAAGTACCTCACCATGCTTCAATTG ATTCAGTTCACATTTGCCATGCTGCTCGGTATCAACGGTATCCTGACCGGATGTGAATTCCCGCTTTGGATGCACTACACCCTGATTGGCTACATGATTTCGTTCATTGTTCTGTTTGGTAACTTCTACGCGCAGGCCTATCTCAGAGGACAGCCAATCAAGCAGTTTGAGATCAATGCAAACTGTTTGGATCTTCGCTCGAAGAACAAAGATGACTAA